A window from Diachasmimorpha longicaudata isolate KC_UGA_2023 chromosome 5, iyDiaLong2, whole genome shotgun sequence encodes these proteins:
- the LOC135162102 gene encoding G patch domain-containing protein 2-like isoform X2, translated as MERVLKAVPVDLRVKMEALVHDLSLALEESSKSTNVKRRWGLRRRTRSTGNIPSLNANKHSEDSSSSICDIRIPKTSSATKYQSDSDDTDRRESFARFWNLNTISNVESDSVNEYFVPRINTKRKRKFKRMAVDSSNPSTSQAITQKKRLFRNNCENRYSTIWCGKRKRSCRERSIDCEMRSPKPTRNSKSKSHRGKIRSENAMDCSRISSSSISSSDSEAGIRANEGDDEQSDWIGESSWWDDESTTEEKVVSSDPALQTLINYRQRVLNGREIRAGRRHVDNKPGYSIITSANEKVSRFLQDPSQSELRLHAMRQPEREKLRRLANLYSLSLKGDLSCPILYKTRHTTQAICVDQVSFNRFSDYKRLRKTPPQSPNPEVVVNNPEVQVFNGNFAVPLGNHSQNNTESMSFDWGAESMETEIGSTPTFDTQFGHSKSS; from the exons ATGGAGCGTGTTTTGAAAGCTGTCCCAGTGGATCTGCGAGTTAAAATGGAGGCACTGGTGCACGATTTGTCATTGGCACTGGAGGAGAGCAGTAAATCGACGAATGTGAAACGAAGATGGGGGCTGAGGAGGCGTACCAGGTCCACGGGGAACATTC CATCCCTGAATGCAAACAAACACTCGGAAGACAGTTCCTCCTCCATCTGTGACATTCGCATTCCGAAAACCTCTTCAGCCACAAAATACCAGTCTGACAGTGATGACACTGACAGGCGCGAGTCTTTCGCTCGTTTCTGGAACTTAAACACAATAAGCAATGTCGAGTCTGATTCTGTGAATGAGTACTTCGTTCCTAGGATAAACACAAAACGCAAGCGAAAATTTAAACGAATGGCTGTGGATTCCTCCAACCCCTCGACCTCTCAAGCAATCACCCAGAAAAAAAGATTGTTCAGAAACAACTGCGAGAACAGGTACAGTACAATTTGGTGTGGGAAGCGCAAGCGGTCTTGTCGAGAGCGTTCGATAGACTGTGAAATGCGGTCACCAAAGCCCACGAGGAACTCCAAATCGAAGAGCCACAGAGGAAAAATCCGAAGTGAGAATGCCATGGATTGTTCGAGAATATCAAGCTCGAGCATATCCTCCAGTGACTCAGAGGCGGGAATCAGGGCGAACGAAGGGGACGACGAGCAGTCGGATTGGATCGGCGAGTCCAGTTGGTGGGACGATGAGAGCACAACTGAGGAAAAGGTCGTGTCCTCGGACCCAGCCCTCCAGACACTGATTAACTATCGGCAGAGGGTTTTGAATGGCAGGGAAATTCGAGCTGGGAGACGTCACGTGGACAACAAGCCCGGATACTCTATCATCACGTCGGCGAATGAGAAGGTATCGAGGTTCCTCCAAGATCCTTCACAGAGTGAACTTAGGCTGCACGCGATGAGGCAGCCTGAGAGGGAGAAACTACGAAGACTTGCGAATTTGTACAGTCTCTCCTTGAAGGGGGACCTCAGTTGTCCTATACTCTATAAAACCAGACATACCACGCAGGCGATATGCGTTGATCAGGTATCCTTCAACAGATTCTCTGATTATAAGAGACTGAGGAAGACACCCCCGCAATCACCGAACCCTGAGGTGGTTGTGAATAATCCAGAGGTGCAAGTGTTCAATGGAAACTTCGCGGTTCCTCTTGGCAATCACTCGCAGAATAATACGGAGTCAATGAGCTTCGACTGGGGGGCGGAAAGTATGGAGACTGAGATCGGGAGTACTCCTACGTTTGATACCCAGTTTGGACACTCTAAGTCTAGTTGA
- the LOC135162102 gene encoding G patch domain-containing protein 2-like isoform X1: protein MERVLKAVPVDLRVKMEALVHDLSLALEESSKSTNVKRRWGLRRRTRSTGNIRKSSLNANKHSEDSSSSICDIRIPKTSSATKYQSDSDDTDRRESFARFWNLNTISNVESDSVNEYFVPRINTKRKRKFKRMAVDSSNPSTSQAITQKKRLFRNNCENRYSTIWCGKRKRSCRERSIDCEMRSPKPTRNSKSKSHRGKIRSENAMDCSRISSSSISSSDSEAGIRANEGDDEQSDWIGESSWWDDESTTEEKVVSSDPALQTLINYRQRVLNGREIRAGRRHVDNKPGYSIITSANEKVSRFLQDPSQSELRLHAMRQPEREKLRRLANLYSLSLKGDLSCPILYKTRHTTQAICVDQVSFNRFSDYKRLRKTPPQSPNPEVVVNNPEVQVFNGNFAVPLGNHSQNNTESMSFDWGAESMETEIGSTPTFDTQFGHSKSS, encoded by the exons ATGGAGCGTGTTTTGAAAGCTGTCCCAGTGGATCTGCGAGTTAAAATGGAGGCACTGGTGCACGATTTGTCATTGGCACTGGAGGAGAGCAGTAAATCGACGAATGTGAAACGAAGATGGGGGCTGAGGAGGCGTACCAGGTCCACGGGGAACATTCGTAAGT CATCCCTGAATGCAAACAAACACTCGGAAGACAGTTCCTCCTCCATCTGTGACATTCGCATTCCGAAAACCTCTTCAGCCACAAAATACCAGTCTGACAGTGATGACACTGACAGGCGCGAGTCTTTCGCTCGTTTCTGGAACTTAAACACAATAAGCAATGTCGAGTCTGATTCTGTGAATGAGTACTTCGTTCCTAGGATAAACACAAAACGCAAGCGAAAATTTAAACGAATGGCTGTGGATTCCTCCAACCCCTCGACCTCTCAAGCAATCACCCAGAAAAAAAGATTGTTCAGAAACAACTGCGAGAACAGGTACAGTACAATTTGGTGTGGGAAGCGCAAGCGGTCTTGTCGAGAGCGTTCGATAGACTGTGAAATGCGGTCACCAAAGCCCACGAGGAACTCCAAATCGAAGAGCCACAGAGGAAAAATCCGAAGTGAGAATGCCATGGATTGTTCGAGAATATCAAGCTCGAGCATATCCTCCAGTGACTCAGAGGCGGGAATCAGGGCGAACGAAGGGGACGACGAGCAGTCGGATTGGATCGGCGAGTCCAGTTGGTGGGACGATGAGAGCACAACTGAGGAAAAGGTCGTGTCCTCGGACCCAGCCCTCCAGACACTGATTAACTATCGGCAGAGGGTTTTGAATGGCAGGGAAATTCGAGCTGGGAGACGTCACGTGGACAACAAGCCCGGATACTCTATCATCACGTCGGCGAATGAGAAGGTATCGAGGTTCCTCCAAGATCCTTCACAGAGTGAACTTAGGCTGCACGCGATGAGGCAGCCTGAGAGGGAGAAACTACGAAGACTTGCGAATTTGTACAGTCTCTCCTTGAAGGGGGACCTCAGTTGTCCTATACTCTATAAAACCAGACATACCACGCAGGCGATATGCGTTGATCAGGTATCCTTCAACAGATTCTCTGATTATAAGAGACTGAGGAAGACACCCCCGCAATCACCGAACCCTGAGGTGGTTGTGAATAATCCAGAGGTGCAAGTGTTCAATGGAAACTTCGCGGTTCCTCTTGGCAATCACTCGCAGAATAATACGGAGTCAATGAGCTTCGACTGGGGGGCGGAAAGTATGGAGACTGAGATCGGGAGTACTCCTACGTTTGATACCCAGTTTGGACACTCTAAGTCTAGTTGA
- the LOC135162105 gene encoding uncharacterized protein LOC135162105 isoform X1, with the protein MTLHWWMHWFWVTAQFAVILGVPLPSTTEEPHLERDSSLSWRAITVRMTSEPPVRSSMRIAKAISSYEPSIKVNSVGLAGPVLRRQSFNASKLIKKIQMMPVSPPPMSTHFPIPEVQRPSFNLVKNLQQDFGDGGFRGNDEIFPKRKDQSWEILPSSVKNTRITWLLTTLRPVRRRTEELEEEEIEEKFSNLSTVEERDLTVLPLRLEETRFKLVVNRSRTINGDTDTVSFSSRTFNGSEDIEIDQELAEPRIASATASPVVQSGLAESTRLSRARSAFTNDFHRDRAQDRSSQDDDDDVIDGNGISAGVTAESATTSSVDIPAITVSCLSMVLLLSTMGSIGFVMYRKKYLNPPQTLNSDKCSNPDSSGYIDDSTIRDNSEEMYSLDNDSFLNSLEAMTIQNYWTDSVKHTKL; encoded by the exons ATGACACTGCACTGGTGGATGCACTGGTTCTGGGTGACCGCACAATTTGCTG TCATTCTTGGCGTTCCTCTTCCATCAACAACTGAAGAACCTCACCTCGAGCGGGACTCGAGCTTGTCATGGAGGGCAATAACAGTGCGAATGACCTCAGAACCACCGGTCCGATCAAGCATGAGGATTGCCAAGGCGATAAGTTCCTACGAGCCGTCCATTAAAGTCAACTCCGTGGGCCTGGCTGGTCCAGTGCTCCGCCGGCAGTCATTCAATGCTTCCAagcttattaaaaaaatacagatgATGCCTGTATCACCACCCCCCATGAGCACCCACTTCCCCATCCCCGAGGTCCAGCGCCCGAGCTTCAACCTCGTGAAAAATCTCCAGCAGGATTTTGGAGACGGCGGATTTCGAGGGAACGATGAGATTTTCCCCAAAAGAAAGGATCAGAGCTGG GAAATTTTACCCAGTTCTGTCAAGAATACCAGAATCACTTGGCTACTGACCACCCTGCGGCCTGTCCGAAGGCGAACCGAAGAGCTAGAGGAGGaggaaattgaggaaaaattcagcAATCTGAGTACAGTTGAGGAGAGAGATCTAACGGTTCTGCCACTTAGACTCGAAGAGACTCGTTTCAAACTGGTTGTTAACAGAAGTCGAACTATAAACGGAGATACGGACACTGTATCTTTTAGTAGTCGAACGTTTAATGGCTCCGAGGACATTGAGATTGATCAGGAGTTGGCGGAACCGAGAATAGCCTCGGCAACGGCATCACCAGTTGTGCAATCTGGTTTGGCAGAGTCTACGAGGCTGAGTAGAGCCAGGAGTGCATTCACTAATGACTTCCACAGGGACAGGGCACAGGACAGATCTTCCCAGGATGATGATGACGATGTGATTGACGGCAATGGGATTTCTGCGGGGGTCACTGCTGAGAGTGCTACAACGTCTTCGGTGGACATTCCTGCTATCACAGTAAGCTGCCTCTCTATGGTTCTTCTGTTGAGCACCATGGGGAGCATTGGGTTTGTTATGTACAGGAAAAAGTACTTGAATCCGCCTCAGACGTTGAACAGTGACAAGTGCAGTAATCCTGACAGCTCTGGGTACATCGATGATTCCACTATTCGT GACAATTCCGAGGAAATGTACAGCCTGGACAACGATTCATTCCTCAACTCTCTCGAGGCGATGACAATACAAAATTACTGGACAGACAGCGTCAAGCATACCAAGCTGTGA
- the LOC135162116 gene encoding uncharacterized protein LOC135162116 → MSQKGDQPSQLSGLSGVSIIRSSSPQPHDTTLPSKYGDSERLLNDIADCEETITEVARVQLIQECLEEVANDGGLLSPETCCKLRQIIQAQSVDKYLKVPVDLGNGIQTQLLGITDVSKPELSADERKLVKAEVERKIRDKCQKFITKYEKLGGNIREAMDTNKSRARLDLSRMNESLLSNWKEKLEEVCNEYQRDVVKLAELLEDWKKLKYDDVEEINMKKAETKLLQSQIAEIQARLTKISCTIKMFKETPTTITAFKTISHELDDKIAQVEGEIKKKKLLKKQYEDLQGTEYDEVLKRYLDLCATIKKEERLLEML, encoded by the exons ATGAGCCAGAAGGGAGATCAGCCGAGTCAGCTGTCAG GTTTGTCCGGGGTATCGATCATTCGCAGTTCGAGTCCACAGCCCCATGATACCACCCTACCATCAAAATACGGAGATTCTGAAAGGCTGCTTAATGATATTGCTGACTGTGAAGAGACGATTACTGAAGTTGCAAGGGTTCAATTAATCCAGGAGTGTCTCGAGGAAGTGGCGAATGATGGGGGACTGCTCTCCCCGGAGACCTGCTGCAAGTTGAGGCAAATTATCCAAGCGCAAAGTGTCGATAAGTATCTCAAAGTTCCGGTGGATCTCGGGAATGGCATTCAGACTCAGTTGTTGGGAATCACCGATGTCTCGAAGCCAGAACTAAGTGCTGATGAGAGGAAACTAGTGAAGGCTGaggttgaaagaaaaattcgagACAAGTGCCAGAAATTCATCACAAA ATATGAGAAGTTAGGTGGGAATATCAGAGAGGCAATGGACACCAACAAGTCACGAGCTAGACTCGACTTATCTCGAATGAACGAGTCCCTCTTAAGTAACTGGAAGGAAAAACTAGAAGAAGTATGTAATGAGTACCAGAGGGACGTGGTGAAGTTGGCAGAGTTGTTGGAAGACTGGAAGAAATTAAAATACGATGATGTAGAAGAGATAAACATGAAGAAGGCAGAGACTAAGCTGCTCCAGTCGCAAATAGCAGAGATCCAGGCGAGGCTGACTAAAATCTCGTGCACGATAAAGATGTTCAAAGAGACGCCGACGACGATCACTGCCTTCAAGACGATCAGCCACGAATTGGACGATAAAATCGCCCAGGTCGAGGGGgaaataaagaagaaaaaactgTTGAAGAAGCAGTATGAGGACCTCCAGGGAACTGAATACGACGAAGTGCTGAAGAGATACCTGGACCTCTGTGCGACGATAAAAAAGGAGGAGCGTTTGTTGGAGATGTTATGA
- the LOC135162134 gene encoding mitochondrial import inner membrane translocase subunit Tim9 gives MATAVPGVPVDVEAEQIKSFKDFLTSYNKLSEICFIDCISDFTTRDIRDKEEKCALNCMEKFLKMNQRVSQRFQEYQMLMNENAMANAKKMEQM, from the exons ATGGCAACAGCTGTTCCTGGGGTGCCTGTCGACGTCGAGGCCGAGCAGATCAAATCC tTCAAAGATTTCTTGACGTCATATAACAAATTGTCAGAGATTTGCTTCATCGACTGCATATCTGACTTCACAACAAGGGACATTCGAGATAAAGAGGAGAAATGTGCCTTGAACTGCATGGAAAAGTTCCTCAAGATGAACCAAAGGGTCTCCCAGCGATTCCAAGAGTACCAGATGCTCATGAACGAGAATGCAATGGCCAATGCCAAGAAAATGGAACAGATGTAA
- the LOC135162124 gene encoding phosducin-like protein, producing the protein MATLEDKILGEKNEYYCSSSEEEGNESGDSDKEEESVCTKEEPSRTVELDQWDGTSSNTGPKGVIRDWQRFKQLEAEKRKEQERERVELMKKLTLTCRSNLDDDKDKLQENDPELAELLEDDFLLEYQRQRMKEMLAQATKLRFGELINLANGDDFLKAIDDEDKAVTVVVHIYEKKVPGCEAMNGCLITLAEEYSYVKFCKILGSAAGLSKHFKKSGVPALLIYKNGQVIGNFVRVTENLGTDFYASDVEGFLLEHGIINDKNNVPKIIANSNDKDDSD; encoded by the exons ATGGCAACATTGGAGGACAAGATTTTGGGGGAGAAAAATGAGTATTATTGTAGTTCAAGTGAAGAAGAGGGTAATGAGTCTGGGGATTCTGATAAGGAGGAAGAGTCTGTTTGTACCAAGGAGGAACCCAGTCGGACTGTGGAATTGGATCAATGGGACGGTACCTCCAGCAATACTGGACCTAAGGGGGTTATTAGG GATTGGCAAAGGTTCAAACAGCTTGAAGCTGAAAAACGTAAAGAGCAGGAGCGAGAGCGTGtggaattgatgaaaaaactgACCCTCACCTGCAGAAGTAATTTAGACGACGATAAAGATAAACTCCAGGAGAATGACCCAGAGTTAGCTGAACTCTTAGAGGACGACTTCCTTCTGGAGTATCAACGACAGAGGATGAAAGAAATGCTAGCTCAAGCCACGAAGCTCCGATTCGGAGAACTAATAAATCTAGCGAATGGGGATGACTTTCTAAAAGCAATCGACGATGAGGATAAGGCAGTCACTGTTGTAGTTCACATCTATGAAAAAAAGGTCCCTGGGTGTGAGGCCATGAATGGATGCCTGATAACCTTAGCCGAGGAATACTCTTACgtcaaattttgtaaaattctTG GTTCTGCAGCCGGCCTCAGTAaacacttcaaaaaatctggAGTGCCAGCTCTCCTGATTTACAAGAATGGTCAAGTAATCGGCAACTTTGTCCGTGTGACTGAAAATCTGGGAACTGATTTCTATGCATCGGACGTTGAGGGCTTTCTCCTCGAACATGGAATAATAAACGATAAGAATAACGTTCCGAAAATCATTGCCAACTCCAACGACAAGGACGACAGTGATTAA
- the LOC135162105 gene encoding uncharacterized protein LOC135162105 isoform X2 — protein sequence MTSEPPVRSSMRIAKAISSYEPSIKVNSVGLAGPVLRRQSFNASKLIKKIQMMPVSPPPMSTHFPIPEVQRPSFNLVKNLQQDFGDGGFRGNDEIFPKRKDQSWEILPSSVKNTRITWLLTTLRPVRRRTEELEEEEIEEKFSNLSTVEERDLTVLPLRLEETRFKLVVNRSRTINGDTDTVSFSSRTFNGSEDIEIDQELAEPRIASATASPVVQSGLAESTRLSRARSAFTNDFHRDRAQDRSSQDDDDDVIDGNGISAGVTAESATTSSVDIPAITVSCLSMVLLLSTMGSIGFVMYRKKYLNPPQTLNSDKCSNPDSSGYIDDSTIRDNSEEMYSLDNDSFLNSLEAMTIQNYWTDSVKHTKL from the exons ATGACCTCAGAACCACCGGTCCGATCAAGCATGAGGATTGCCAAGGCGATAAGTTCCTACGAGCCGTCCATTAAAGTCAACTCCGTGGGCCTGGCTGGTCCAGTGCTCCGCCGGCAGTCATTCAATGCTTCCAagcttattaaaaaaatacagatgATGCCTGTATCACCACCCCCCATGAGCACCCACTTCCCCATCCCCGAGGTCCAGCGCCCGAGCTTCAACCTCGTGAAAAATCTCCAGCAGGATTTTGGAGACGGCGGATTTCGAGGGAACGATGAGATTTTCCCCAAAAGAAAGGATCAGAGCTGG GAAATTTTACCCAGTTCTGTCAAGAATACCAGAATCACTTGGCTACTGACCACCCTGCGGCCTGTCCGAAGGCGAACCGAAGAGCTAGAGGAGGaggaaattgaggaaaaattcagcAATCTGAGTACAGTTGAGGAGAGAGATCTAACGGTTCTGCCACTTAGACTCGAAGAGACTCGTTTCAAACTGGTTGTTAACAGAAGTCGAACTATAAACGGAGATACGGACACTGTATCTTTTAGTAGTCGAACGTTTAATGGCTCCGAGGACATTGAGATTGATCAGGAGTTGGCGGAACCGAGAATAGCCTCGGCAACGGCATCACCAGTTGTGCAATCTGGTTTGGCAGAGTCTACGAGGCTGAGTAGAGCCAGGAGTGCATTCACTAATGACTTCCACAGGGACAGGGCACAGGACAGATCTTCCCAGGATGATGATGACGATGTGATTGACGGCAATGGGATTTCTGCGGGGGTCACTGCTGAGAGTGCTACAACGTCTTCGGTGGACATTCCTGCTATCACAGTAAGCTGCCTCTCTATGGTTCTTCTGTTGAGCACCATGGGGAGCATTGGGTTTGTTATGTACAGGAAAAAGTACTTGAATCCGCCTCAGACGTTGAACAGTGACAAGTGCAGTAATCCTGACAGCTCTGGGTACATCGATGATTCCACTATTCGT GACAATTCCGAGGAAATGTACAGCCTGGACAACGATTCATTCCTCAACTCTCTCGAGGCGATGACAATACAAAATTACTGGACAGACAGCGTCAAGCATACCAAGCTGTGA